The DNA segment TTATCTTTAACTTATGTATCGGTAACATTACTCCACCAAGTGGTAGCGCATTGTTTGTTGGAAGTACGGTTGGTCGTGTCAAAATTGAAGAAGTTGTTCGACCACTTGTACCATTTTATATTGCCGTCATTTGTGTATTAATGATTGTGACAATGATTCCTGCGATCAGCACATGGTTACCTGAGCTTTTCGGTTTAATGTAACATTTACTAAAAGGAGAGAATTCATATGAATATTCAGCACGCTTACCAGTTTGCCCTAAAAGAGAAAAATGAGGCTTATGTAACGTTTTACAATGAAGAATCCCAATTGTTTGCCCATATTTATGTGCTAGAGCAAGACCTGTTCCGAGTGCTTTTTGAGAAACAAGAAGGACTTGAGCTTCCTACTACATGGAGTATTGCTCCTGGTGAATCCGATGTCGAGCTTACCGGGCGCCCTCGTAAAGCAACGGCTGGGTTTTCATGCCCAACCTATTCGTTCCATGAAACGGAATCAACTTTTGAAGTGAGCACTGAAACGTTAAAAGCCACTATAGAAAAGGAAGGCTTTAAAATTACATGGTCAAGAAAAGATGCTGATCAATGGATTGTTTTTGCGGAGGATCGAGAAACTCAGGCGTATAACTATAATGGGGAGCTTGGGTCCACCATTAAACATTATTTACGCAGAGAGATTACAGAGCAATACTTCGGACTAGGCGAGCGTACCGGTTCCCTAAATCGTCATCATGGTCGGTTCCGGAATATTACGATTGACGCAATGGGGTACGATGCCCAGTTCTCCGATCCCTTGTACAAGCATATTCCGTTTTACGTTACACGTAATCCAAAAACCGGCTTCTCATATGGATTGTTTTACGATAATCTTGCGCCGGGATACTTTGATTTAGGTCGAGAACTTGATAATTATCACTCCTTGTATCGTTACTTTGAAGCCGAAAGTGGCGACTTGGATTACTACATGCTCGCTGGTCCAACGGTACGTGACGTTGTCCAAACCTACACTTGGATGACAGGTATAACCGCGATGCCTCCTAAATGGAGCCTTGGCTATTCTGGTTCAACAATGAGTTATACCGATGCACCGAATGCCCAGGAGCAGTTGCAGCAGTTCATTAAACACTGCGAGGAACACGACATTCTATGTGACTCTTTTCAGCTTTCATCCGGCTACACATCCATTGATGACAAGCGCTATGTGTTTCATTGGAATAAAGAAAAGTTCCCAGATGCCAAAAAACTTGCTGCAGACTTTAAAGCCAAAGGGCTAAGACTTGCGGCAAATATTAAACCCGCATTCCTACGAAGTCATCCAAAGTATGATGAACTAGAAAAACAACAATTCTTCATTCAAAATGAGCACGGTGAAACAGAACTCGCTCAGTTCTGGGATGGTGGTGGAGCGTATCTTGATTTCACAAATCCTGATGCATTTAACTGGTGGAAGGATCAAGTAAAGGAACAATTGCTTTCTTATGGCATTGAGTCCACCTGGAATGATAACAATGAATACGAAATTTGGAATCATGGTGCCAGCGTCCACGGTTTTGGCGACCGACAAGACTTCCAAACAATCCGAGCCGTGTTCCCGCTTCTCATGATGAAGGCTTCGTTTGAAGCACAGGAGGAGCATGATAGTAATCAGCGTCCATTCCTCATCTCTCGATCAGGCGCACCAGGAATGCAACGATATGTTCAGACATGGACTGGAGATAACCGGACAGAATGGAAAACCATTCGCTATAATATTAAAACAGGTCTCGGTTTAACCTTGTCCGGCATCCATAACATTGGTCATGACGTAGGTGGCTTCGCTGGCCCGAAACCTGATGAAGAGCTATTTGTACGCTGGGTTCAAAACGGCGTCTTCCACCCACGATTTACGATTCATTCATGGAATGAGGACGAGACTGTTAATGAACCGTGGATGTATAAAGAAGCTACACCTGCGATCAGAAAATTGATTCAGTTACGATCCATGCTAACACCTTACTGGTACACAGCTTTTTATCAGTCTCACACTGAGCATGAGCCTATCATGAAACCAACCTTCCTAGATTTTGAGGACGACCAAAAGACTTGGGAAGAAAATGATGATTTCTTAGTAGGACCTTCTTTACTTGTTGCATCTGTTGTCGAGCCCGGTGTAACAGAGAGAAGAGTCTACGCACCAGATCATATAGGTGGATGGTTTGACTTCTATCGCGGAACACATGTAGAAGGTGGTACGTACGCAACATTACCTGCACCTCTTGACGAAACGCCTTTACTTGTTAAAGCTGGAGCTATTATTCCGATTAATGAGGCTCCACGGACATTTAAGGAGAAGGATAAAGATGAACGTGCCTTCTTCTTATATCCATCTAAAGAGAATACGCAAGTTCGTTACACTCTTTACGAGGATGACGGGGTTTCACGTCATGTAAAAGAGTCTCATGCAACAGTTACAGTGACAATGGAAACAACGGACGAGTCTATATTAATAACGACTGACGTTGCTGAAACGGGCTACAGCCTACCTTATACAAAAGCAAGCTTCAACGTCAAAACAGGTGATACGCGTGAGCTTTACGTAAATGGTCAGTTAATTAAAAACAACGAACAAGTATCGATTTAAGCTGTTATCAATTGAGTCCGGGGATCATCCTCGGACTTTTTTCTCATAAACTTTTCAATTTGTGCAACCTTTCTCTGGCTACTCCGTATATTCAGACATAAGACCTACACATTAGACATTTCTATATAAAGGAAGGAGTGATACTATGGAAAGGGATGGAATTATATCTCTTTCATTTTACTGGGACATCGTAAGGGGGGATTAGCATGGAGAACATTGAACAAATTTACTTATACGGGTTAATCGCAGGTGGTGTCTTAACACTCGTTTACATCTTAGTAAGCGACATCCTAGATGGCTTGTTCGAATTTATCCCAGACGGTTGGTTTAACCCTACTTTACTTCTTTCGTTTGTCACGTTTGTAAGTGCCGGTGGGTATCTTCTTGAAACGTTGACTTCGATCAATAGTGTCGTCATCTTGATTTTGTCAGCCCTTGTCTCATTGGTTCTTGTCTTACTACTTAACATTTTTGTTTTAATTCCATTATCTAACGCAGAAGAGTCAAATGCTTACACAGAAGATGACTTGATCGGCCGACCAGGGCATGTGATTGTCTCCATTCCTCAAGATGGATTTGGAGAAGTGATCCTCTATGATTCGGGAGGAAATGTCTCTAAAACGGCTAAATCCTTTGACGACGTGGAGATTGCATCTGGCACGGACATCTTTGTGATTGACATTAAAGAAGGCGTTGCGTACGTATCAGTCAAAGAGAAAGAGCTATTATTTTAATTTAACTTAGGAGGAATTTTATTGGATACTTTTATTAGTCCGACCATTATTGTTATTGCAGCAGCTGCTGCTATTGTTCTTGCATTAATCGGGGTATTTGTGACAAAGTACCGTACAGCAGGCCCAGATGAGGCGTTAATTGTTACAGGTAGTTATTTAGGTGGAAAAAACGTAAACATCGACGGATCTGGGAATCGTATTAAAATTGTTCGTGGTGGCGGTACGTTTGTTATGCCTGTTTTCCAACAAGCGAAACCTCTTAGTCTACTTTCTAGTAAACTAGATGTTCAAACACCTGAGGTCTACACAGAGCAAGGTGTACCCGTTATCGCTGACGGTACAGCGATTATTAAAATCGGTGGTTCCATTAGTGAAATCGCAACAGCTGCTGAGCAGTTCCTAGGAAAAACGCGTGAAGATCGTGAAACGGAAGCAAAAGAAGTTTTAGAAGGTCATTTACGTTCAATCTTAGGTTCAATGACTGTAGAAGAAATCTACAAAAACAGAGAGCGCTTCTCACAGGAAGTACAAAAAGTTGCTTCACAGGATCTCGCAAAAATGGGATTAGTGATTGTTTCATTTACGATTAAAGATCTTAGAGATACAAATGGATACTTAGAATCATTAGGGAAGCCAAGAATCGCCCAAGTCAAACGTGATGCCGATATCGCAACGGCTGACGCTATAATGGAAACACGTATTAAGCAAGCGGAAGCAAATAAGCTAGCCCAGCGTTCTGAGCTTGAGCGTGCAACGGAAATTGCCGAAGCCGAAAAAGACAACCAACTAAAAGTGGCTGAATATCGTACGGAGCAAGAAAAAGCGAAAGCCCTTGCTGACCAATCTTACCACTTACAAGAAGCACGCTCGAAGCAAGAAGTAACCGAGCAGCAAATGCAAATTCAAATCATTGAGCGTCAAAAGCAAATTGAACTAGAAGAGAAAGAGATTCTAAGACGTGAGCGTCAGTATGATTCAGAAGTGAAGAAAAAAGCCGATGCCGATCGTTATTCGGTTGAGCAAGCTGCAGAGGCTGCGAAAAGTAAGCAATTAGCTGAAGCCGATGCAGATAAGTACCGTGTTGAAGCGATGGCAAAAGCCGACGCTGAAAAAGTTCGTGTAGATGGTTTAGCGCGTGCGGAAGCAGATCGTGCACAAGGGGAAGCGGAAGCCGAGGTTATTCGTCTGAAAGGTCTTGCCGAAGCCGAAGCGAAAGAAAAAATTGCAGAAGCCTTCGAAGGATACGGTCAGGCTGCTATGCTTGATATGATCGTAAACATGCTTCCTGATTATGCGAAACAAGTGGCAGCTCCACTTTCTAACATTGATCAAATTACAGTTGTAGACACGGGTGGCAATGGCGAAAACAGTGGTGCCAACAAAGTCACTGGATACGCTACAGACTTGATGAGTACACTACAACATTCCTTAAAAGCTTCTTCTGGCATTGATATGAAAGAGCTAATTGAGAACTTCTCAGGCAAAGGAAATGTGCGCTCTTCTATTGAAGAACTAACAAACGAAGTCAAACGCTCAAAGCCGAGCGAAGAGACAGAAGCACAAACGAGTGAAGATGTAACTGAAGAGAAATAAAAATGCAGTAGAGCGAGCATCTTGGATGATGTTCGCTCTTTTTTGGTATGTGGAGTGGTAGAATGTCGCTACCGTGATGGCCGGCAAGTCTCGCCGGGAGGGCGGTGAACTAATCCTGGCTGCGCCAAGGATCATTTCACCCCTGCCCTTTTCTCCCTCAGGAGTCGGCCTGCCATCTCGTCCGCTTGAACTCGTGCTAAAGCTTTTTATTGCTAACCCGTTCCTTAAAGACGAGTGACTTCTATTGATAAATTAGCTTAGTAAGTTGCTAGCGGGTAATTATGCGCTCTTTTTGATGTGTAGTGGAATAACCTCGCTACCGAGATGGCTGGCAAGTCTCGCCGGGAGGGCGGTGAACTAATCTTGGCTGCGCCAAGGCTCATTTCACCCCTGCCCTTTTCTCCCTTAGGAGTCGGCCTGCCATCTCGTCCGCTTGGATTTGCTCATCTAACTTTTTGATCTGTTATTTCGTTGAGTTGTATTAATGAAATTTAAAACCTGTCTTGGCCTTTTGATTAAGTTTAACAATGTAATTAGATCACTTCCACAACCCTAGCGGACGGAATGGCCGACCGACTCCTGTGGGGTGCAAAGGCGAGATTGAAATAACACTGGCGTTAGCCAGTTTAGTTCAATGCCCCCCGGCGAGACTTGTCGGCCATTCAGGGAGCGGCATTCTACCACACACCTTTCCTCTTCACACGAAAAAGGCGAACATCC comes from the Alkalihalobacillus sp. FSL W8-0930 genome and includes:
- a CDS encoding glycoside hydrolase family 31 protein; this encodes MNIQHAYQFALKEKNEAYVTFYNEESQLFAHIYVLEQDLFRVLFEKQEGLELPTTWSIAPGESDVELTGRPRKATAGFSCPTYSFHETESTFEVSTETLKATIEKEGFKITWSRKDADQWIVFAEDRETQAYNYNGELGSTIKHYLRREITEQYFGLGERTGSLNRHHGRFRNITIDAMGYDAQFSDPLYKHIPFYVTRNPKTGFSYGLFYDNLAPGYFDLGRELDNYHSLYRYFEAESGDLDYYMLAGPTVRDVVQTYTWMTGITAMPPKWSLGYSGSTMSYTDAPNAQEQLQQFIKHCEEHDILCDSFQLSSGYTSIDDKRYVFHWNKEKFPDAKKLAADFKAKGLRLAANIKPAFLRSHPKYDELEKQQFFIQNEHGETELAQFWDGGGAYLDFTNPDAFNWWKDQVKEQLLSYGIESTWNDNNEYEIWNHGASVHGFGDRQDFQTIRAVFPLLMMKASFEAQEEHDSNQRPFLISRSGAPGMQRYVQTWTGDNRTEWKTIRYNIKTGLGLTLSGIHNIGHDVGGFAGPKPDEELFVRWVQNGVFHPRFTIHSWNEDETVNEPWMYKEATPAIRKLIQLRSMLTPYWYTAFYQSHTEHEPIMKPTFLDFEDDQKTWEENDDFLVGPSLLVASVVEPGVTERRVYAPDHIGGWFDFYRGTHVEGGTYATLPAPLDETPLLVKAGAIIPINEAPRTFKEKDKDERAFFLYPSKENTQVRYTLYEDDGVSRHVKESHATVTVTMETTDESILITTDVAETGYSLPYTKASFNVKTGDTRELYVNGQLIKNNEQVSI
- a CDS encoding flotillin family protein, giving the protein MSPTIIVIAAAAAIVLALIGVFVTKYRTAGPDEALIVTGSYLGGKNVNIDGSGNRIKIVRGGGTFVMPVFQQAKPLSLLSSKLDVQTPEVYTEQGVPVIADGTAIIKIGGSISEIATAAEQFLGKTREDRETEAKEVLEGHLRSILGSMTVEEIYKNRERFSQEVQKVASQDLAKMGLVIVSFTIKDLRDTNGYLESLGKPRIAQVKRDADIATADAIMETRIKQAEANKLAQRSELERATEIAEAEKDNQLKVAEYRTEQEKAKALADQSYHLQEARSKQEVTEQQMQIQIIERQKQIELEEKEILRRERQYDSEVKKKADADRYSVEQAAEAAKSKQLAEADADKYRVEAMAKADAEKVRVDGLARAEADRAQGEAEAEVIRLKGLAEAEAKEKIAEAFEGYGQAAMLDMIVNMLPDYAKQVAAPLSNIDQITVVDTGGNGENSGANKVTGYATDLMSTLQHSLKASSGIDMKELIENFSGKGNVRSSIEELTNEVKRSKPSEETEAQTSEDVTEEK